A genomic segment from Streptosporangium roseum DSM 43021 encodes:
- a CDS encoding cytochrome P450, with product MEIIRANGTPGKLVTRYDDVKEVLRQEGCSREAALDVDDVGLEGTLLGLDGDKHSAVRNVVKDWFTPQAIEKRRGEIENRAAMQLKAMLDQGDPVDLMEAFAIPLTLETISDMLGLPQPDRLQFRQWGEAFLANSALTRADTDASALAMAGYLATLIEQRRQEPAADLLSQIAVGGAHLPPDRLLMLPIALVLGGWETAASSIGTFTQVLLTHPYAEHESAYKYLIDHPEMIPGAVTELERMFSTSAGDDMPRRVMRQMRLPSGAHLQPGEVVIPSHDAANFDPRVFPDPHRIDFARSPNKHLSFGYGPHHCVGRHLGHMEVEVAIGLLIRELPALRLAISTHDIRYKAGHAVSGPIELPVAWS from the coding sequence GTGGAGATCATCCGGGCCAACGGCACCCCGGGCAAACTCGTCACCCGCTACGACGATGTCAAGGAGGTGCTGCGCCAGGAGGGATGCTCCCGGGAGGCCGCCCTCGACGTCGACGACGTCGGCCTCGAAGGCACCCTCCTCGGTCTGGACGGCGACAAACACTCGGCGGTGCGCAACGTCGTCAAAGACTGGTTCACCCCGCAGGCGATCGAGAAACGCCGTGGCGAGATCGAAAACCGCGCCGCGATGCAGCTGAAAGCGATGCTCGACCAAGGCGATCCCGTCGATCTCATGGAGGCCTTCGCCATCCCCCTGACATTGGAGACCATCAGCGACATGCTCGGGCTGCCGCAGCCCGACCGGCTGCAGTTTCGCCAGTGGGGAGAGGCCTTCCTGGCCAACAGCGCCCTGACCCGAGCCGATACGGACGCCTCGGCGCTGGCGATGGCCGGCTACCTGGCAACCCTCATCGAGCAGCGGCGCCAGGAACCGGCAGCCGACCTGCTGTCACAGATCGCCGTCGGCGGGGCACACCTGCCCCCCGACCGCCTGCTCATGCTGCCGATCGCCCTGGTGCTGGGCGGCTGGGAGACCGCCGCCAGCTCGATCGGCACCTTCACCCAGGTGCTCCTGACCCACCCCTACGCAGAACACGAGAGCGCCTACAAATATCTCATCGACCACCCGGAGATGATCCCCGGCGCGGTGACCGAGCTGGAGCGGATGTTCTCCACCTCCGCCGGCGACGACATGCCCCGGCGGGTGATGCGGCAGATGCGGCTCCCCAGCGGCGCGCACCTGCAGCCGGGCGAGGTGGTGATCCCCTCCCATGACGCCGCCAACTTCGACCCGCGGGTCTTTCCCGACCCGCACCGCATCGACTTCGCCCGGAGCCCCAACAAGCATCTGTCGTTCGGCTACGGCCCCCACCACTGCGTCGGCCGCCACCTCGGCCATATGGAGGTCGAGGTGGCCATCGGCCTGCTCATCCGCGAACTACCCGCGCTACGCCTGGCCATCTCAACCCATGACATCCGGTACAAGGCCGGGCACGCCGTCAGCGGCCCGATAGAGCTGCCAGTGGCGTGGAGCTGA